In the genome of Bombus affinis isolate iyBomAffi1 chromosome 7, iyBomAffi1.2, whole genome shotgun sequence, one region contains:
- the LOC126918574 gene encoding endocuticle structural glycoprotein SgAbd-8-like, with product MNQLTIVLCAFASVATAVPLGLYSSTTPIPILRQNADGPNPDGSYNYNYETANGIQAQEIGYLNYRGTQAESREAQGSYSYTAPNGEIISVSYVANENGFQPQGSHIPSIPPAILKALEYIAAHREERLGAL from the exons ATGAACCAGTTG ACGATCGTGTTATGCGCCTTCGCTTCCGTGGCAACCGCCGTTCCTCTGGGTCTGTACTCATCTACCACGCCGATTCCCATTCTGAGGCAAAACGCGGACGGCCCAAATCCAGACGGAAGCTACAACTACAATTACGAGACGGCGAACGGTATCCAGGCACAGGAGATCGGCTACCTTAACTACCGAGGCACCCAGGCTGAGTCTCGCGAGGCTCAGGGCAGTTACAGCTACACCGCACCAAACGGTGAAATTATCAGTGTGTCCTACGTGGCTAACGAGAACGGATTCCAACCCCAGGGTAGTCATATCCCGTCCATTCCACCCGCCATTCTCAAAGCACTCGAATACATTGCCGCCCATCGGGAGGAGCGTCTCGGTGCTCTATGA
- the LOC126918572 gene encoding endocuticle structural glycoprotein SgAbd-4-like — protein sequence MRSLVFLTLIAVAHCQEYFRQPEKIVSENRNLGDNRGHYSFTYETEGGIVQTETGSRKYVGTPSETQLIQGSVQYNAPDGTPIAISWTADEFGTQVAGTHVPTPPPIPPAIQRALDWIAKQPSTPEPEELAKDSPSQQNAVPAANTNRLYKPLRTNQRN from the exons ATGCGTTCTTTG GTCTTCCTTACGCTTATCGCAGTGGCTCACTGCCAGGAATATTTCCGGCAACCGGAAAAGATCGTCAGCGAAAACCGGAACCTTGGTGACAATCGTGGCCACTATTCGTTCACTTATGAGACCGAAGGTGGTATCGTACAAACAGAGACCGGAAGCCGAAAGTACGTCGGCACGCCGTCTGAAACTCAGCTGATTCAAGGATCCGTACAGTATAATGCTCCAGATGGTACTCCGATAGCAATTAGCTGGACCGCCGACGAATTTGGTACTCAAGTAGCAGGTACTCACGTGCCAACACCGCCACCAATACCGCCAGCCATACAGAGAGCTCTTGATTGGATCGCGAAACAACCCTCGACTCCGGAACCCGAGGAACTCGCCAAAGACTCGCCGAGTCAACAAAACGCCGTTCCAGCAGCCAACACTAATCGACTATATAAACCGTTAAGGACGAATCAACGAAACTGA